A window from Megalobrama amblycephala isolate DHTTF-2021 linkage group LG9, ASM1881202v1, whole genome shotgun sequence encodes these proteins:
- the LOC125275927 gene encoding nuclear body protein SP140-like protein isoform X2 — MGASGQLDPLDFLTNEDLQYFLHRKKTEISCIDQPHALFTQLRDHDLMTEELFERVKTIRSREQKQKRIYEVLDRLEKEKSQCMHQFWRCVFEEHILQLYPTLRKLRNSLLDGSFRFYGNSLDVETWMENSEGKGEKGKETRKRNKDDGISDSEDSDEPGPSSACKRTRKKPAKSPSFTSSVKKGDKQKIGKRPVNKSQVSVNCGDKVGTFYWDKQSKGEKCILSEGRWFSPSAFEKFGGKERYKNWKSSIRSGNTTLKKLIEEKDLQTPPMERKKRKCVPKCMKKLFEDDDDEEEEEEEDEVEDEVEDDEEEDDDGHDDDDDEEDNLSVFQAHSLPVTCVSLTGTLHKSRFASGSRGKCIRTEESWFTPEEFVKQEPTLTDGHWKKDILCHGKTINFLIKEEILHIHSFLCECVECSDDPENLMDQKNDDMCYICDFGGDLVCCDECPRAFHSRCHLPAVDEDSLGEWICTFCVLRTSQQWRDSSSMTEQEALNAPVSQYRLHCHYLLLYVYKEDIKEVFVKDPRQTVFRYSEFISKPMWLDRIKVKLESDQYQTVGVFVSDFQLIFSNCRTFNKDNRFGQMGARLKEMFEKEFQKIFTIQ, encoded by the exons ATGGGAGCCAGCGGCCAATTGGACCCGTTAGACTTTCTAACGAATGAAGATTTGCAGTATTTTCTCCACCGCAAGAAGACGGAAATTTCGTGCATAGATCAACCGCACGCGCTCTTCACTCAGCTGCGCGACCACGACCTGATGACGGAGGAGCTGTTTGAG AGGGTGAAAACGATTCGCTCTCGTGAGCAGAAGCAGAAGCGCATCTATGAGGTTCTGGACCGGCTGGAGAAAGAGAAATCTCAGTGCATGCATCAGTTCTGGCGCTGTGTGTTTGAAGAACACATCCTGCAGCTGTACCCGACGCTCCGCAAGCTCAGAAACAGCCTGCTGGATG GCAGCTTCAGATTCTATGGTAATTCTCTGGATGTCGAGACATGGATGGAGAATAGTGAAGGAAAAGGGGAGAAAGGAAAGGAGacaagaaagagaaataaagaTGATGGAATTAGTGACAGTGAGGATAGCGATGAGCCGGGTCCTTCCTCTGCTTGCAAACGCACTCGGAAGAAACCAGCCAAGAGCCCCTCATTCA CATCTTCTGTGAAGAAGGGAGACAAGCAGAAGATTGGGAAGAGACCTGTTAATAAATCTCAGGTGTCTGTAAACTGTGGGGATAAAGTGGGCACTTTCTATTGGGACAAACAGTCAAAAG GGGAGAAGTGCATTTTGTCCGAGGGACGCTGGTTCAGCCCATCTGCTTTTGAGAAGTTTGGAGGGAAGGAAAGGTATAAAAACTGGAAATCCAGCATCCGCTCGGGAAACACAACGCTTAAGAAACTCATAGAG GAGAAGGATCTTCAGACTCCACCGATGGAGAGGAAAAAGAGGAAATGTGTCCCAAAA TGTATGAAAAAGCTGtttgaggatgatgatgatgaggaggaggaggaggaggaggatgaggtGGAGGATGAGGTGgaggatgatgaggaggaggatgatgatggtcatgatgatgatgatgatgaggaggaCAATCTGTCAGTTTTCCAGGCTCACTCTTTACCAGTCACCTGTGTTTCACTTACAGGGACTTTACACAAAAGCAGGTTTGCATCAG GGAGTCGTGGAAAGTGTATACGGACTGAGGAAAGCTGGTTCACTCCGGAGGAATTTGTAAAGCAGGAACCAACTCTCACTGATGGACACTGGAAAAAAGACATACTGTGCCATGGAAAAACTATCAACTTTTTGATCAAG GAAGAGATCCTACACATCCATTCTtttctgtgtgaatgtgtgGAGTGCAGTGATGACCCAGAAAATCTA ATGGACCAGAAAAATGACGATATGTGTTACATATGTGACTTTGGGGGAGATCTTGTGTGTTGTGACGAGTGTCCACGAGCTTTTCATTCACGCTGTCACCTACCAGCTGTAGATGAAGACTCACTTGG GGAATGGATTTGTACCTTTTGCGTGTTAAGAACCAGTCAGCAATGGCGTGACTCCAGCAGCATGACTGAACAAGAAGCTCTCAATGCCCCAGTGTCACAATACAGACtg cacTGCCACTATCTCCTGTTATATGTGTACAAGGAGGACATCAAGGAGGTGTTTGTCAAGGATCCACGCCAAACA GTGTTCAGATACTCTGAGTTCATATCTAAGCCGATGTGGCTAGACAGAATAAAGGTAAAGTTGGAAAGTGACCAGTATCAGACAGTTGGCGTGTTTGTTTCGGACTTTCAGCTCATTTTCAGCAATTGCAGAACATTCAATAAG GACAATAGGTTTGGGCAAATGGGTgccaggctgaaggaaatgtttGAGAAGGAGTTCCAGAAAATCTTCACTATCCAGTAA
- the LOC125275928 gene encoding TGF-beta receptor type-2-like: MERFGSVGFGPVLLVCLMSGASALLHTANLHSQCKSCDPRPADCMSYQCISNCSVSKVCPNPQDVCAAVWWRQAGIVTVETRCHDPTQPLRGVMLEDYSSSDCVLTIRHASGHNLRLCACTGRDCNERMVLNKPSEDSELVIMTATEKKPFRMPQLCKFCDFESTECNGTGVCESSCNITSICEDTEEVCVSAWRRSEGKALIETVCHNPALKFRGQYLTDYNNTRCKMKKVKGMEDFYICSCNAEECNGRLFFNGEADRVSLSAERKNLLTLLLLVLVPLLIAAVLLVSLFYFVCVCRQQKCKVPATKGMDSETCAIIMSDDNRSDSSSANANSLNHNTELLPVQLDAVVGKGRFAEVFRAKLKQASESPQTVAVKIFPYDEYASWKTEWEIFSDAELQHENVLQFITAEDRKTARQYWLITAYHERGNLQEFLSQHVIGWDELCQLGRSLARGVAHLHSDRTPCGRAKVAIVHRDLKSANVLVKSDLTCCLCDFGLSLRLDSSTSPEELANSGQVGTARYMAPEVLESRMDLENIESFKQADVYSMALVLWEIMSRCSATGDVREYEPPFGKLKEHPCVESMKDDVIRDRLRPEIPASWSNHMGVHLLSSTIEECWDHDPEARLTAQCVVERIGDISSAVIPPLSSDVKSTEDSGNDQK; the protein is encoded by the exons GAGCATCAGCTCTGCTCCATACAGCCAATCTGCACAGTCAGTGCAAGTCATGTGACCCTCGCCCGGCTGACTGCATGTCGTATCAGTGCATCTCAAACTGCAGCGTATCAAAAGTCTGCCCGAATCCACAGGACGTCTGCGCCGCCGTCTG GTGGAGGCAAGCTGGCATCGTTACCGTGGAGACGAGGTGTCACGACCCGACGCAGCCGCTGCGTGGCGTGATGTTGGAGGACTACAGCAGCTCAGACTGTGTGTTGACCATCAGACACGCGTCTGGCCATAACCTCCGTCTGTGCGCCTGTACAGGACGTGACTGCAACGAGCGCATGGTGCTGAACAAACCCAGTGAGGACTCGGAGTTAGTTATAA TGActgcaacagaaaaaaaaccgTTCAGAATGCCTCAGCTCTGTAAGTTCTGTGACTTTGAATCTACGGAGTGTAACGGCACCGGCGTCTGCGAATCCTCCTGCAACATCACGTCCATCTGCGAGGATACAGAAGAGGTGTGCGTCAGTGCCTG GAGGAGGAGTGAAGGGAAGGCGCTCATCGAGACGGTGTGTCACAATCCAGCGCTGAAGTTTCGCGGTCAGTATCTGACGGACTACAACAACACCAGGTGTAAGATGAAGAAGGTGAAGGGGATGGAGGACTTCTACATCTGCTCCTGTAATGCTGAAGAGTGTAACGGCCGGCTCTTCTTCAATGGAG AAGCAGACAGAGTTTCTTTAAGTGCCGAACGGAAGAATCTCCTGACGTTGCTGCTGCTCGTTCTGGTTCCTTTGCTGATCGCGGCCGTCCTGCTCGTCTCGCTCTTCTACTTCGTCTGCGTGTGTCGGCAGCAGAAATGCAAAGTGCCCGCGACCAAAGGCATGGACAGCGAGACCTGCGCCATCATCATGAGCGACGACAACCGATCCGACAGCAGCTCCGCCAACGCCAACAGCCTGAACCACAACACGGAGCTGCTGCCCGTCCAGCTGGACGCCGTGGTCGGGAAGGGCCGCTTCGCTGAGGTCTTCAGAGCCAAACTCAAGCAAGCCAGCGAATCCCCCCAGACGGTGGCGGTGAAGATATTTCCGTACGACGAATACGCCTCGTGGAAAACCGAGTGGGAGATTTTCTCAGACGCGGAGCTGCAGCATGAAAACGTCCTACAGTTCATAACCGCCGAGGACCGGAAAACGGCGCGGCAGTACTGGCTGATAACGGCCTATCACGAGCGAGGAAACCTGCAGGAGTTTCTGTCGCAGCACGTGATTGGCTGGGACGAGCTGTGCCAACTGGGTCGGTCGCTGGCGAGGGGCGTGGCTCACCTGCACTCCGACCGGACGCCGTGCGGACGAGCCAAAGTGGCCATCGTGCACCGAGACCTGAAGAGCGCAAACGTCCTGGTGAAATCTGACCTCACCTGCTGTCTGTGCGACTTCGGCCTCAGCCTGAGACTCGACAGCTCCACGTCTCCTGAAGAACTGGCCAACAGCGGACAG GTGGGAACAGCGCGATATATGGCTCCTGAAGTGCTGGAGTCCCGGATGGACCTGGAGAACATCGAGTCCTTCAAACAGGCAGATGTTTACTCCATGGCTCTGGTTCTGTGGGAGATCATGTCCAGATGCAGCGCCACCGGAG ATGTGCGGGAATATGAACCTCCGTTCGGGAAGCTGAAGGAGCATCCGTGTGTGGAGAGCATGAAGGATGACGTCATCAGAGATCGACTGAGACCGGAGATACCGGCCAGCTGGAGCAACCACATG ggcGTTCATCTGCTGAGCTCCACCATCGAGGAGTGCTGGGATCACGACCCCGAGGCCCGTCTGACGGCGCAGTGTGTCGTGGAGCGCATCGGTGACATCAGCAGCGCCGTGATCCCGCCCCTCAGCTCCGACGTCAAGAGCACAGAGGATTCTGGGAACGACCAGAAGTAG
- the LOC125275927 gene encoding nuclear body protein SP140-like protein isoform X1, giving the protein MGASGQLDPLDFLTNEDLQYFLHRKKTEISCIDQPHALFTQLRDHDLMTEELFERVKTIRSREQKQKRIYEVLDRLEKEKSQCMHQFWRCVFEEHILQLYPTLRKLRNSLLDGSFRFYGNSLDVETWMENSEGKGEKGKETRKRNKDDGISDSEDSDEPGPSSACKRTRKKPAKSPSFTSSVKKGDKQKIGKRPVNKSQVSVNCGDKVGTFYWDKQSKGEKCILSEGRWFSPSAFEKFGGKERYKNWKSSIRSGNTTLKKLIEEKDLQTPPMERKKRKCVPKCMKKLFEDDDDEEEEEEEDEVEDEVEDDEEEDDDGHDDDDDEEDNLSVFQAHSLPVTCVSLTGTLHKSRFASGSRGKCIRTEESWFTPEEFVKQEPTLTDGHWKKDILCHGKTINFLIKEEILHIHSFLCECVECSDDPENLMDQKNDDMCYICDFGGDLVCCDECPRAFHSRCHLPAVDEDSLGEWICTFCVLRTSQQWRDSSSMTEQEALNAPVSQYRLHCHYLLLYVYKEDIKEVFVKDPRQTVFRYSEFISKPMWLDRIKVKLESDQYQTVGVFVSDFQLIFSNCRTFNKDNRFGQMGARLKEMFEKEFQKIFTIQK; this is encoded by the exons ATGGGAGCCAGCGGCCAATTGGACCCGTTAGACTTTCTAACGAATGAAGATTTGCAGTATTTTCTCCACCGCAAGAAGACGGAAATTTCGTGCATAGATCAACCGCACGCGCTCTTCACTCAGCTGCGCGACCACGACCTGATGACGGAGGAGCTGTTTGAG AGGGTGAAAACGATTCGCTCTCGTGAGCAGAAGCAGAAGCGCATCTATGAGGTTCTGGACCGGCTGGAGAAAGAGAAATCTCAGTGCATGCATCAGTTCTGGCGCTGTGTGTTTGAAGAACACATCCTGCAGCTGTACCCGACGCTCCGCAAGCTCAGAAACAGCCTGCTGGATG GCAGCTTCAGATTCTATGGTAATTCTCTGGATGTCGAGACATGGATGGAGAATAGTGAAGGAAAAGGGGAGAAAGGAAAGGAGacaagaaagagaaataaagaTGATGGAATTAGTGACAGTGAGGATAGCGATGAGCCGGGTCCTTCCTCTGCTTGCAAACGCACTCGGAAGAAACCAGCCAAGAGCCCCTCATTCA CATCTTCTGTGAAGAAGGGAGACAAGCAGAAGATTGGGAAGAGACCTGTTAATAAATCTCAGGTGTCTGTAAACTGTGGGGATAAAGTGGGCACTTTCTATTGGGACAAACAGTCAAAAG GGGAGAAGTGCATTTTGTCCGAGGGACGCTGGTTCAGCCCATCTGCTTTTGAGAAGTTTGGAGGGAAGGAAAGGTATAAAAACTGGAAATCCAGCATCCGCTCGGGAAACACAACGCTTAAGAAACTCATAGAG GAGAAGGATCTTCAGACTCCACCGATGGAGAGGAAAAAGAGGAAATGTGTCCCAAAA TGTATGAAAAAGCTGtttgaggatgatgatgatgaggaggaggaggaggaggaggatgaggtGGAGGATGAGGTGgaggatgatgaggaggaggatgatgatggtcatgatgatgatgatgatgaggaggaCAATCTGTCAGTTTTCCAGGCTCACTCTTTACCAGTCACCTGTGTTTCACTTACAGGGACTTTACACAAAAGCAGGTTTGCATCAG GGAGTCGTGGAAAGTGTATACGGACTGAGGAAAGCTGGTTCACTCCGGAGGAATTTGTAAAGCAGGAACCAACTCTCACTGATGGACACTGGAAAAAAGACATACTGTGCCATGGAAAAACTATCAACTTTTTGATCAAG GAAGAGATCCTACACATCCATTCTtttctgtgtgaatgtgtgGAGTGCAGTGATGACCCAGAAAATCTA ATGGACCAGAAAAATGACGATATGTGTTACATATGTGACTTTGGGGGAGATCTTGTGTGTTGTGACGAGTGTCCACGAGCTTTTCATTCACGCTGTCACCTACCAGCTGTAGATGAAGACTCACTTGG GGAATGGATTTGTACCTTTTGCGTGTTAAGAACCAGTCAGCAATGGCGTGACTCCAGCAGCATGACTGAACAAGAAGCTCTCAATGCCCCAGTGTCACAATACAGACtg cacTGCCACTATCTCCTGTTATATGTGTACAAGGAGGACATCAAGGAGGTGTTTGTCAAGGATCCACGCCAAACA GTGTTCAGATACTCTGAGTTCATATCTAAGCCGATGTGGCTAGACAGAATAAAGGTAAAGTTGGAAAGTGACCAGTATCAGACAGTTGGCGTGTTTGTTTCGGACTTTCAGCTCATTTTCAGCAATTGCAGAACATTCAATAAG GACAATAGGTTTGGGCAAATGGGTgccaggctgaaggaaatgtttGAGAAGGAGTTCCAGAAAATCTTCACTATCCA GAAATAA